The following coding sequences lie in one Spinacia oleracea cultivar Varoflay chromosome 1, BTI_SOV_V1, whole genome shotgun sequence genomic window:
- the LOC110802319 gene encoding uncharacterized protein isoform X1 → MNVEGLQRKLENWIKDHTSKFSKLQIPPLPQFGGWVRVKWPPWSNDREHRRKLQEEYERRRKQLQDLCRAVKAESVSDLQDILCCMVLSECVYKKPATELIRTVNKYKADFGGEVICLERVQPSLDHVPHRYLLAEAGDTLFASFVGTKQYKDLVADANIFQGALFHDDDMEIMEETEIVESDIADGRKGYLDSHAKTETKPKQLKHKLRPAAHRGFMARAKGIPALELYRLAQKKKRKLVLCGHSLGGAVAALATLAILRVIAVSSPFKDNEKFQVKCITFSQPPVGNAALRDYVDRKGWHHYFKTYCIPEDLIPRFLSPAYFDHYNNAQTPSADGGGGASSSNGDQGNGGVKLELGKLRENHGEKQKENEGEQLVLGVGPVQTPFWRLSRLVPLEGIRRHLTGKKGTETFVKAPTVTNSDSATSSLNDNVAAPQSLEIEEGCDGVSLKPISEFDLKPALDVVRKVPEKSGNNEGDGRAWGRMPSLPSYVPFGELYLLGTSSAESLSDAEYSKLTSVKSVFAELKERFQSHSMRAYRSRFQRMYDLCMSDAPAQFLGIEQLQQFPHLQQWLGLSVAGTVELGHIVESPLIRTATSIVPLGWTGTPGEKNSDPLKVDISGSGLHMCTRVQAQVNGNWCSTSVQTLPPAPTCSEEPQPELDKMRVLIGAPLRHPPKHQIVPDAFTVFPSIDSESINLKAQQMLGALSKSKFPQPPGLNNFFIYCTTDFTTVSKEVDFRTRRVRFVGLEGAGKTSLFKAILNKGRKSTPTDGENLQPEADVQEGIASGLCYMDSSGVNLQELSTEASRFRDELWMGIRDLGRKIDLLVLVHNLAHQIPRYSEPTNVLQRRPALCFLLDEAKALGIPWVLAITNKFSVSAHQQRAAIDAVLKAYQVSPGNTEILNSCPYVIHIAGNSYASLSSVVAREDTNRGMVPQGLALGPLNFVRKPFQRKATILPVEGVDSFCQLVHRELRSKEELSFEEFGRDKLLMELSQDRAKGIAGKKDMQDKANSMSAATVGASLGAGLGIVLAVVMGAASALRKP, encoded by the exons ATGAATGTGGAGGGACTACAACGTAAATTAGAGAATTGGATTAAAGATCATACATCGAAGTTCTCGAAGCTTCAAATTCCGCCATTGCCGCAGTTTGGAGGTTGGGTCCGAGTGAAGTGGCCGCCATGGTCGAATGACCGAGAACACCGTAGAAAGCTTCAAGAGGAGTATGAGAGAAGGAGGAAGCAACTTCAGGATCTTTGTCGCGCTGTTAAGGCTGAATCTGTGTCTGATTTGCAGGATATTCTTTGTTGCATGGTTCTATCCGAGTGTGTTTACAAG AAGCCTGCAACTGAGTTAATTCGTACGGTAAACAAGTACAAAGCTGACTTTGGAGGGGAAGTCATTTGTTTGGAGCGTGTTCAGCCATCTTTGGACCATGTTCCTCACAG ATACTTGTTGGCTGAAGCAGGTGACACTTTATTTGCTTCCTTCGTCGGGACAAAGCAGTACAA GGATCTGGTGGCCGATGCTAATATATTTCAAGGAGCTTTATTTCATGACGATGACATGGAGATTATGGAAGAAACAGAGATTGTTGAGTCGGATATAGCTGATGGACGAAAGGGATATTTAGATTCTCATGCAAAGACAGAAACTAAACCTAAGCAGTTGAAGCACAAGCTGAGACCTGCAGCTCATAGA GGGTTTATGGCTCGTGCCAAAGGGATACCAGCCTTGGAATTGTACAGGCTTGCTCAGAAGAAGAAGCGCAAACTTGTCTTGTGTGGGCATTCTCTTGGTGGAGCT GTGGCAGCACTGGCCACACTAGCCATTTTAAGGGTTATTGCTGTATCTTCACCGTTTAAAGACAATGAAAAGTTTCAAGTCAAATGTATTACATTCTCCCAGCCCCCTGTTGGAAATGCAGCTCTTAGAGA TTATGTTGATCGGAAAGGATGGCACCATTACTTTAAGACTTACTGTATTCCCGAAGATTTGATACCTCGATTTTTATCCCCAGCATATTTTGATCATTATAATAACGCACAAACTCCATCagctgatggtggtggtggtgcttcATCGTCAAATGGGGATCAAGGGAATGGTGGCGTGAAATTAGAGTTAGGAAAACTGAGAGAGAATCATGGAGAAAAACAGAAAGAGAATGAAGGAGAGCAGTTGGTTCTTGGTGTAGGCCCTGTTCAGACCCCATTTTGGAGATTGTCCCGCCTTGTCCCTTTAGAGGGTATTAGAAGACATTTAACTGGAAAAAAAGGAACAGAAACTTTTGTTAAAGCACCCACTGTAACTAATTCTGATTCTGCAACATCTTCATTAAATGATAATGTAGCTGCACCACAATCGTTGGAGATTGAAGAAGGCTGTGATGGTGTTTCTCTTAAGCCAATATCCGAATTTGATCTGAAGCCAGCTTTGGATGTTGTCAGAAAGGTACCTGAGAAAAGTGGCAACAATGAAGGGGATGGAAGAGCATGGGGCAGGATGCCTTCGTTACCTTCATATGTGCCTTTTGGGGAG CTGTATTTGTTGGGGACGTCATCGGCCGAATCTCTATCAGATGCAGAGTACTCAAAGTTGACATCg GTCAAATCTGTGTTTGCTGAACTGAAAGAACGTTTTCAATCGCATTCAATGAGAGCTTACAGATCAAGATTTCAGAG GATGTATGATCTGTGTATGAGTGATGCTCCTGCACAATTTTTGGGAATTGAGCAACTTCAGCAGTTTCCTCATTTACAACAATGGCTTGGGCTATCTGTTGCTGGAACAGTTGAGCTTGGGCATATTGTTGAGTCTCCATTAATCCGTACAGCGACTTCAATCGTTCCACTTGGATGGACCGGCACTCCTGGTGAAAAAAATTCAGACCCCTTGAAAGTTGACATTTCAGGCTCTGGGCTACATATGTGTACTCGAGTTCAGGCGCAAGTAAATGGTAACTG GTGTTCTACTTCTGTTCAGACCCTTCCTCCTGCACCAACTTGCTCCGAAGAACCACAGCCTGAATTGGATAAGATGAGAGTGCTGATTGGAGCTCCATTAAGACATCCTCCAAAGCATCAGATTGTACCAGATGCATTCACAGTTTTCCCTTCCATTGATTCTGAATCCATCAATCTAAAGGCACAACAAATGTTAGGAGCATTGTCTAAAAGTAAATTTCCTCAGCCTCCAGggttaaataatttttttatatattgtaCCACCGACTTCACCACTGTTTCCAAAGAGGTTGATTTTAGGACTCGCAGAGTCCGATTTGTTGGTCTTGAG GGTGCTGGTAAAACATCTCTTTTCAAGGCTATCTTGAATAAAGGTAGAAAGTCAACTCCAACTGATGGTGAGAATTTGCAGCCCGAAGCAGACGTACAAGAAGGTATTGCTAGTGGTTTGTGTTACATGGATTCTTCCGGAGTAAATTTACAG GAGCTAAGTACCGAAGCTTCTCGTTTTAGAGATGAGTTATGGATGGGTATTCGAGACCTTGGGAGGAAGATAGATTTGCTTGTTCTTGTACATAACCTTGCTCATCAAATACCCAGATACAGTGAACCGACAAATGTGTTGCAACGACGGCCTGCCCTCTGTTTTTTACTGGATGAGGCTAAAGCCCTTGGTATTCCTTGGGTTCTTGCAATAACTAATAAATTTTCTGTGAGCGCACACCAGCAAAGAGCAGCAATTGATGCTGTATTGAAGGCATATCAAGTATCTCCTGGCAACACAGAGATATTGAACTCTTGTCCTTACGTTATTCACATAGCAGGCAACTCTTATGCCTCTTTATCTAGTGTTGTGGCCAGAGAAGACACTAATAGAGGGATGGTTCCACAAGGTCTTGCTCTTGGCCCGTTAAATTTTGTTCGCAAACCTTTCCAGAGGAAAGCCACTATTCTCCCTGTGGAGGGTGTGGATTCTTTTTGTCAGCTTGTTCATCGTGAACTCCGGAGCAAAGAAGAGTTGTCCTTTGAG GAATTTGGTAGGGATAAACTTTTAATGGAGCTCTCACAAGATCGTGCTAAGGGGATTGCTGGGAAGAAAGATATGCAGGACAAGGCAAACTCAATGTCTGCAGCGACAGTTGGTGCGTCTTTGGGGGCTGGTCTTGGGATTGTATTGGCTGTTGTGATGGGTGCTGCATCTGCCTTGAGAAAACCATGA
- the LOC110802317 gene encoding cytochrome b561 and DOMON domain-containing protein At4g12980 — protein sequence MAPLQITLIFSLLFLPLSLSSTCTSPKLTSTYKSCSQLPSLSSSLHFTYNPSNKSLAVAFTAVPPSSSGWVAWGINPISTGMAGTQALVAFRNSDGSMSVDTFNLSSYSDIIPGKISFPVYEKRAVFNKDDGSITIFASVGHSGSGKINHVWQVGPGVTKGFPMKHDFKPENLKATATLDLSADGGGASQASESSTSSDATAKKRNTHGILNAISWGLLFPIGAMIARYVRTIESADPVWFYIHVGCQISGYAIGVAGWATGLQLGSKSVGIVYTSHRYIGIALFALATLQIFALFLRPKKEHKSRFYWNIYHHGVGYAIIILGIINVFKGLHILEPEKKWKSTYVSILVVLGCITVLLEIFTWIVYLRRKSNRSTKPYA from the exons atGGCGCCTCTGCAAATCaccctcattttctctctcctcttcctcccactttctctctcctccacttGCACCTCTCCGAAACTCACCTCCACCTACAAATCATGCAGTCAACTCCCATCTCTCAGCTCCTCCCTCCACTTCACCTATAACCCATCTAACAAGTCACTTGCCGTCGCTTTCACCGCCGTCCCACCTTCCTCCTCCGGTTGGGTCGCATGGGGAATCAACCCCATCTCCACCGGTATGGCCGGTACTCAAGCTCTCGTCGCTTTTAGAAATTCTGACGGTTCTATGTCCGTCGACACATTTAATCTATCCTCCTATTCCGACATAATTCCAGGGAAGATTTCGTTTCCGGTTTATGAAAAACGGGCGGTTTTCAATAAGGATGATGGGTCGATTACTATTTTTGCAAGCGTCGGACATTCTGGTAGTGGGAAGATTAACCATGTTTGGCAAGTGGGTCCCGGTGTTACTAAAGGCTTCCCTATGAAGCATGATTTTAAGCCGGAGAATCTTAAGGCGACAGCTACTCTGGATTTAAGCGCCGATGGCGGCGGTGCCAGTCAAGCGTCAGAAAGTTCGACTTCTAGCGACGCAACTGCCAAGAAGAGAAAT ACTCATGGAATACTGAACGCAATCAGTTGGGGACTATTGTTTCCAATTGGAGCTATGATAGCAAGATATGTGAGGACAATTGAGTCAGCAGATCCTGTGTGGTTTTATATTCATGTTGGTTGCCAAATATCTGGATATGCTATTGGTGTTGCCGGCTGGGCCACCGGTCTTCAGCTCGGAAGCAAGTCAGTTGGTATTGTATACACGAGCCACCGCTACATCGGCATTGCCCTCTTTGCACTTGCTACTCTACAA ATATTTGCGCTGTTTCTAAGACCGAAGAAGGAGCACAAGTCGAGATTTTACTGGAACATCTATCACCACGGAGTTGGATACGCCATCATTATCCTCGGAATCATCAATGTATTCAAAGGCCTACATATACTCGAACCTGAAAAGAAATGGAAATCAACATACGTTAGCATACTTGTCGTCTTGGGTTGCATTACCGTCTTACTAGAAATTTTCACCTGGATCGTATACCTAAGGAGGAAATCTAATCGATCCACCAAGCCTTACGCGTGA
- the LOC110802373 gene encoding ras-related protein RABA5e, with protein sequence MGDEEETGEDYLFKIVVIGDSAVGKSNLLSRFARNEFDHNTKATIGVEFQTVCVEINGKEVKAQIWDTAGQERFRAVTSAYYRGAVGALLVYDISRKTTFESVSRWLDELNTHCDTAVARLLVGNKCDLENIREVSVDEAKSVAESEGLFFIETSALDSTNVKTAFEIAIKEIYNNISRKLLNSDSYKAELSVNRVSLTKDGEDSNRSRLGFSCCSS encoded by the exons ATGGGTGACGAAGAAGAAACAGGGGAAGATTACCTGTTCAAAATAGTAGTAATTGGGGATTCAGCAGTGGGTAAATCCAATTTACTGTCAAGATTTGCAAGAAATGAATTTGACCACAATACAAAAGCAACAATTGGGGTTGAATTTCAGACAGTTTGTGTTGAAATTAATGGGAAAGAAGTGAAAGCACAGATCTGGGATACTGCTGGTCAAGAGAGATTTAGAGCTGTTACTTCTGCTTATTATAGAGGTGCTGTTGGTGCTCTTCTTGTCTATGATATTAGTCGCAAAAccacttttgaaagtgttagtCGTTGGCTTGATGAACTCAATA CTCATTGTGATACTGCAGTAGCAAGATTATTGGTCGGTAATAAGTGTGATTTAGAAAATATTCGAGAAGTGAGCGTGGATGAGGCAAAAAGTGTTGCTGAATCTGAAGGTTTGTTTTTCATAGAGACGTCAGCTCTGGATTCAACTAATGTCAAAACGGCGTTTGAGATAGCAATCAAGGAGATCTACAACAATATAAGCAGGAAACTATTGAATTCAGATTCCTATAAAGCTGAGTTGTCTGTTAATCGAGTAAGCTTAACCAAAGATGGTGAGGATTCAAATAGGAGTCGTCTGGGCTTTTCTTGCTGTTCTAGTTGA
- the LOC110802319 gene encoding uncharacterized protein isoform X2 — protein MNVEGLQRKLENWIKDHTSKFSKLQIPPLPQFGGWVRVKWPPWSNDREHRRKLQEEYERRRKQLQDLCRAVKAESVSDLQDILCCMVLSECVYKPATELIRTVNKYKADFGGEVICLERVQPSLDHVPHRYLLAEAGDTLFASFVGTKQYKDLVADANIFQGALFHDDDMEIMEETEIVESDIADGRKGYLDSHAKTETKPKQLKHKLRPAAHRGFMARAKGIPALELYRLAQKKKRKLVLCGHSLGGAVAALATLAILRVIAVSSPFKDNEKFQVKCITFSQPPVGNAALRDYVDRKGWHHYFKTYCIPEDLIPRFLSPAYFDHYNNAQTPSADGGGGASSSNGDQGNGGVKLELGKLRENHGEKQKENEGEQLVLGVGPVQTPFWRLSRLVPLEGIRRHLTGKKGTETFVKAPTVTNSDSATSSLNDNVAAPQSLEIEEGCDGVSLKPISEFDLKPALDVVRKVPEKSGNNEGDGRAWGRMPSLPSYVPFGELYLLGTSSAESLSDAEYSKLTSVKSVFAELKERFQSHSMRAYRSRFQRMYDLCMSDAPAQFLGIEQLQQFPHLQQWLGLSVAGTVELGHIVESPLIRTATSIVPLGWTGTPGEKNSDPLKVDISGSGLHMCTRVQAQVNGNWCSTSVQTLPPAPTCSEEPQPELDKMRVLIGAPLRHPPKHQIVPDAFTVFPSIDSESINLKAQQMLGALSKSKFPQPPGLNNFFIYCTTDFTTVSKEVDFRTRRVRFVGLEGAGKTSLFKAILNKGRKSTPTDGENLQPEADVQEGIASGLCYMDSSGVNLQELSTEASRFRDELWMGIRDLGRKIDLLVLVHNLAHQIPRYSEPTNVLQRRPALCFLLDEAKALGIPWVLAITNKFSVSAHQQRAAIDAVLKAYQVSPGNTEILNSCPYVIHIAGNSYASLSSVVAREDTNRGMVPQGLALGPLNFVRKPFQRKATILPVEGVDSFCQLVHRELRSKEELSFEEFGRDKLLMELSQDRAKGIAGKKDMQDKANSMSAATVGASLGAGLGIVLAVVMGAASALRKP, from the exons ATGAATGTGGAGGGACTACAACGTAAATTAGAGAATTGGATTAAAGATCATACATCGAAGTTCTCGAAGCTTCAAATTCCGCCATTGCCGCAGTTTGGAGGTTGGGTCCGAGTGAAGTGGCCGCCATGGTCGAATGACCGAGAACACCGTAGAAAGCTTCAAGAGGAGTATGAGAGAAGGAGGAAGCAACTTCAGGATCTTTGTCGCGCTGTTAAGGCTGAATCTGTGTCTGATTTGCAGGATATTCTTTGTTGCATGGTTCTATCCGAGTGTGTTTACAAG CCTGCAACTGAGTTAATTCGTACGGTAAACAAGTACAAAGCTGACTTTGGAGGGGAAGTCATTTGTTTGGAGCGTGTTCAGCCATCTTTGGACCATGTTCCTCACAG ATACTTGTTGGCTGAAGCAGGTGACACTTTATTTGCTTCCTTCGTCGGGACAAAGCAGTACAA GGATCTGGTGGCCGATGCTAATATATTTCAAGGAGCTTTATTTCATGACGATGACATGGAGATTATGGAAGAAACAGAGATTGTTGAGTCGGATATAGCTGATGGACGAAAGGGATATTTAGATTCTCATGCAAAGACAGAAACTAAACCTAAGCAGTTGAAGCACAAGCTGAGACCTGCAGCTCATAGA GGGTTTATGGCTCGTGCCAAAGGGATACCAGCCTTGGAATTGTACAGGCTTGCTCAGAAGAAGAAGCGCAAACTTGTCTTGTGTGGGCATTCTCTTGGTGGAGCT GTGGCAGCACTGGCCACACTAGCCATTTTAAGGGTTATTGCTGTATCTTCACCGTTTAAAGACAATGAAAAGTTTCAAGTCAAATGTATTACATTCTCCCAGCCCCCTGTTGGAAATGCAGCTCTTAGAGA TTATGTTGATCGGAAAGGATGGCACCATTACTTTAAGACTTACTGTATTCCCGAAGATTTGATACCTCGATTTTTATCCCCAGCATATTTTGATCATTATAATAACGCACAAACTCCATCagctgatggtggtggtggtgcttcATCGTCAAATGGGGATCAAGGGAATGGTGGCGTGAAATTAGAGTTAGGAAAACTGAGAGAGAATCATGGAGAAAAACAGAAAGAGAATGAAGGAGAGCAGTTGGTTCTTGGTGTAGGCCCTGTTCAGACCCCATTTTGGAGATTGTCCCGCCTTGTCCCTTTAGAGGGTATTAGAAGACATTTAACTGGAAAAAAAGGAACAGAAACTTTTGTTAAAGCACCCACTGTAACTAATTCTGATTCTGCAACATCTTCATTAAATGATAATGTAGCTGCACCACAATCGTTGGAGATTGAAGAAGGCTGTGATGGTGTTTCTCTTAAGCCAATATCCGAATTTGATCTGAAGCCAGCTTTGGATGTTGTCAGAAAGGTACCTGAGAAAAGTGGCAACAATGAAGGGGATGGAAGAGCATGGGGCAGGATGCCTTCGTTACCTTCATATGTGCCTTTTGGGGAG CTGTATTTGTTGGGGACGTCATCGGCCGAATCTCTATCAGATGCAGAGTACTCAAAGTTGACATCg GTCAAATCTGTGTTTGCTGAACTGAAAGAACGTTTTCAATCGCATTCAATGAGAGCTTACAGATCAAGATTTCAGAG GATGTATGATCTGTGTATGAGTGATGCTCCTGCACAATTTTTGGGAATTGAGCAACTTCAGCAGTTTCCTCATTTACAACAATGGCTTGGGCTATCTGTTGCTGGAACAGTTGAGCTTGGGCATATTGTTGAGTCTCCATTAATCCGTACAGCGACTTCAATCGTTCCACTTGGATGGACCGGCACTCCTGGTGAAAAAAATTCAGACCCCTTGAAAGTTGACATTTCAGGCTCTGGGCTACATATGTGTACTCGAGTTCAGGCGCAAGTAAATGGTAACTG GTGTTCTACTTCTGTTCAGACCCTTCCTCCTGCACCAACTTGCTCCGAAGAACCACAGCCTGAATTGGATAAGATGAGAGTGCTGATTGGAGCTCCATTAAGACATCCTCCAAAGCATCAGATTGTACCAGATGCATTCACAGTTTTCCCTTCCATTGATTCTGAATCCATCAATCTAAAGGCACAACAAATGTTAGGAGCATTGTCTAAAAGTAAATTTCCTCAGCCTCCAGggttaaataatttttttatatattgtaCCACCGACTTCACCACTGTTTCCAAAGAGGTTGATTTTAGGACTCGCAGAGTCCGATTTGTTGGTCTTGAG GGTGCTGGTAAAACATCTCTTTTCAAGGCTATCTTGAATAAAGGTAGAAAGTCAACTCCAACTGATGGTGAGAATTTGCAGCCCGAAGCAGACGTACAAGAAGGTATTGCTAGTGGTTTGTGTTACATGGATTCTTCCGGAGTAAATTTACAG GAGCTAAGTACCGAAGCTTCTCGTTTTAGAGATGAGTTATGGATGGGTATTCGAGACCTTGGGAGGAAGATAGATTTGCTTGTTCTTGTACATAACCTTGCTCATCAAATACCCAGATACAGTGAACCGACAAATGTGTTGCAACGACGGCCTGCCCTCTGTTTTTTACTGGATGAGGCTAAAGCCCTTGGTATTCCTTGGGTTCTTGCAATAACTAATAAATTTTCTGTGAGCGCACACCAGCAAAGAGCAGCAATTGATGCTGTATTGAAGGCATATCAAGTATCTCCTGGCAACACAGAGATATTGAACTCTTGTCCTTACGTTATTCACATAGCAGGCAACTCTTATGCCTCTTTATCTAGTGTTGTGGCCAGAGAAGACACTAATAGAGGGATGGTTCCACAAGGTCTTGCTCTTGGCCCGTTAAATTTTGTTCGCAAACCTTTCCAGAGGAAAGCCACTATTCTCCCTGTGGAGGGTGTGGATTCTTTTTGTCAGCTTGTTCATCGTGAACTCCGGAGCAAAGAAGAGTTGTCCTTTGAG GAATTTGGTAGGGATAAACTTTTAATGGAGCTCTCACAAGATCGTGCTAAGGGGATTGCTGGGAAGAAAGATATGCAGGACAAGGCAAACTCAATGTCTGCAGCGACAGTTGGTGCGTCTTTGGGGGCTGGTCTTGGGATTGTATTGGCTGTTGTGATGGGTGCTGCATCTGCCTTGAGAAAACCATGA